In Plantibacter sp. PA-3-X8, one DNA window encodes the following:
- a CDS encoding ATP-dependent helicase, which translates to MSSPAELLAGLDPDQAVAAEALRGPVCMLAGAGTGKTRAITHRIAYGVATGTYTASRVMALTFTSRAAAELRGRLRALGAEGVSARTFHASALSQLNFFWPQVVGGQVPALVESKGRVLGHAAERLRLRVDTATLRDVAGEIEWRKVSGLTLEQYAASNRPLPAKLSLEQVVSLQETYEQLKDERRRIDFEDVLLACAGMIETEPAVAMQVHEQYRFFVVDEYQDVSPLQHRLLELWLGGRRDVCVVGDASQTIYSFAGARSDYLLDFPTRYHDATVVRLERNYRSAPPVVAAANTLMRGRPGALHLSAATARDDEGTQTARPETPAVGLRQYPNELSEARGVASEILVQLQAGVPASEIAVLYRINVQAAALETALGEAGIPYVMHGSKRFFELPEVRQALLQLRAASVSISGEPLFKSVSDVLRSLGWSQDPPDGGGAVRDRWESLNAIMGLVDQAPEGTSFRAFTDELQLRQTAQHEPTVEAVTLATLHSAKGLEWEAVHLIGLSEGYLPISYAKQFEQADEERRLLYVGITRAKRLLNLSWSETQQRGGRREPSRFLAELGMRTSSAPGRRGA; encoded by the coding sequence ATGAGCAGTCCGGCCGAACTGCTGGCCGGACTCGACCCCGACCAGGCCGTCGCAGCGGAGGCGCTCCGCGGACCCGTGTGCATGCTCGCCGGCGCAGGCACCGGCAAGACCCGCGCGATCACTCATCGCATCGCCTACGGGGTCGCGACCGGGACCTACACGGCGTCGCGCGTCATGGCGCTCACGTTCACCAGTCGCGCCGCTGCTGAACTGCGTGGTCGGCTCCGGGCGCTCGGAGCCGAGGGCGTCTCGGCCAGGACCTTCCACGCCTCCGCGCTCTCGCAGCTGAACTTCTTCTGGCCCCAGGTCGTCGGCGGTCAGGTGCCCGCGCTCGTCGAGAGCAAGGGCCGGGTGCTCGGGCACGCGGCCGAACGGCTCCGGTTGCGGGTCGACACCGCGACCCTGCGCGACGTGGCGGGCGAGATCGAATGGCGCAAGGTGTCCGGCCTGACCCTCGAGCAGTATGCGGCGTCGAACCGGCCGCTGCCGGCCAAGCTGTCCCTCGAGCAGGTCGTCTCGCTCCAGGAGACCTACGAGCAGTTGAAGGACGAGCGCCGACGCATCGACTTCGAGGACGTCCTGCTCGCCTGCGCCGGCATGATCGAGACCGAGCCCGCCGTCGCCATGCAGGTGCACGAGCAGTACCGCTTCTTCGTCGTGGACGAGTACCAGGACGTCTCGCCGCTGCAGCACCGACTCCTCGAACTCTGGCTGGGCGGTCGACGGGACGTGTGCGTCGTCGGCGACGCGAGCCAGACCATCTACTCCTTCGCCGGTGCCCGTTCCGACTACCTGCTCGACTTCCCGACCAGGTACCACGACGCCACGGTCGTCCGGCTCGAGCGCAACTACCGCTCCGCCCCGCCGGTCGTGGCCGCGGCGAACACGCTCATGCGGGGGCGCCCGGGGGCGTTGCACCTCTCAGCGGCCACCGCACGCGATGACGAGGGCACCCAGACCGCACGCCCTGAGACGCCGGCGGTCGGCCTGCGGCAGTACCCGAACGAGCTGTCCGAGGCGAGAGGCGTCGCCTCGGAGATCCTCGTGCAGCTGCAGGCGGGCGTCCCGGCCTCGGAGATCGCCGTGCTCTACCGGATCAACGTCCAGGCGGCGGCGTTGGAGACGGCCCTCGGCGAAGCCGGCATCCCCTACGTCATGCACGGCTCCAAGCGCTTCTTCGAGCTGCCCGAGGTACGGCAGGCCCTGCTCCAGCTCCGCGCTGCCTCCGTCTCGATCAGCGGTGAGCCCCTGTTCAAGTCCGTGAGCGACGTGCTCCGGTCGCTCGGCTGGAGCCAGGACCCGCCCGACGGCGGCGGCGCGGTGCGCGACCGCTGGGAGTCGCTCAACGCGATCATGGGGCTCGTTGACCAGGCGCCGGAGGGGACCTCGTTCCGCGCCTTCACGGATGAGCTGCAACTGCGGCAGACCGCGCAGCACGAGCCGACGGTCGAGGCGGTCACGCTGGCGACCCTGCACTCGGCGAAGGGCCTCGAGTGGGAGGCCGTGCACCTCATCGGGCTCTCCGAGGGCTATCTGCCGATCTCCTACGCGAAACAGTTCGAGCAGGCGGACGAGGAACGGAGGCTCCTCTACGTCGGCATCACGCGCGCCAAGCGGCTGCTCAACCTGTCCTGGTCCGAGACGCAGCAACGCGGTGGTCGTCGCGAGCCGTCGCGATTCCTGGCAGAGCTCGGCATGCGCACCTCGAGTGCTCCCGGACGACGCGGCGCCTGA
- a CDS encoding zinc-dependent metalloprotease, with the protein MLRELLSGNGSFDPSQLAGAAGLPSDPASLAALMSQLQGALRSGGDGINWDTSLQQAKTIAGDGSQDTTPEQRAAFEQAFHIASLWLADVTDVAELSSEPALYTRTRWATKTMPFWTQLAEPVATNIANALTGVLTERAPEELSSMIANAGQLVRGIGGTLFAMQLGQVVGQLSKEVVSGGDIGIPLLDDNEAALVPQNVADFGEGLDIPADQVQIYLAVRELAHARLFRHARWLRLHLISSITDFARGIRIDTERLEELAESFDPSNPEELREAMTSGALIPARTEAQDASLARLETTLALIEGWVDVVTAAATERLPRSAAIAETVRRRRAAGGPAEQALGALVGLELRPRRLREAAQMWQQVTDAVGTAQRDALWSHPDLVPTAADIDAPEALIARLEAEARGERPEQDEMDLALEDLLRGEERGDQHDDEPGSEPSGPNGAGGPPV; encoded by the coding sequence ATGCTCCGCGAGCTCCTCTCCGGCAACGGTTCGTTCGACCCGAGCCAGCTCGCCGGCGCCGCCGGCCTTCCCAGCGATCCGGCCAGTCTCGCTGCGCTCATGTCGCAGCTCCAGGGCGCACTCCGCTCCGGTGGCGACGGCATCAACTGGGACACCTCGCTCCAGCAGGCGAAGACCATCGCCGGGGACGGCTCCCAGGACACGACGCCCGAGCAGCGTGCGGCGTTCGAGCAGGCGTTCCACATCGCCTCCCTGTGGCTCGCCGACGTCACCGACGTGGCCGAGCTGTCGAGCGAACCGGCCCTGTACACGAGGACGCGCTGGGCCACGAAGACGATGCCGTTCTGGACGCAGCTCGCCGAGCCGGTGGCCACGAACATCGCGAACGCCCTGACCGGCGTGCTCACGGAACGCGCGCCCGAGGAGCTGTCGAGCATGATCGCGAACGCCGGACAGCTCGTCCGCGGCATCGGCGGCACGCTCTTCGCGATGCAGCTCGGACAGGTCGTCGGCCAGCTCTCCAAGGAGGTCGTCTCCGGCGGCGACATCGGCATCCCACTGCTCGACGACAACGAGGCCGCCCTGGTGCCCCAGAACGTCGCCGACTTCGGCGAGGGTCTCGACATCCCGGCGGATCAGGTCCAGATCTACCTCGCGGTCCGTGAACTCGCGCACGCACGACTCTTCCGCCACGCCCGCTGGCTCCGCCTGCACCTCATCTCCTCGATCACCGACTTCGCACGCGGCATCCGGATCGACACCGAGCGACTCGAGGAGCTCGCCGAGAGCTTCGACCCGTCGAACCCCGAGGAACTCCGAGAGGCCATGACGAGCGGTGCGCTCATCCCCGCCCGAACCGAGGCGCAGGACGCGAGCCTCGCCCGACTCGAGACGACGCTCGCCCTCATCGAGGGCTGGGTCGACGTGGTCACCGCGGCAGCCACCGAGCGTCTCCCCCGCTCCGCGGCCATCGCGGAGACCGTCCGCCGACGCCGCGCCGCCGGTGGGCCGGCCGAACAGGCCTTGGGCGCGCTCGTGGGACTCGAGCTGCGACCCCGCCGGCTGCGCGAGGCTGCGCAGATGTGGCAGCAGGTCACCGACGCCGTCGGTACCGCGCAGCGCGACGCCCTGTGGTCGCACCCCGACCTCGTGCCGACCGCAGCCGACATCGACGCCCCGGAGGCGCTCATCGCGCGCCTCGAAGCTGAGGCCAGGGGTGAGCGTCCCGAGCAGGACGAGATGGATCTCGCGCTCGAAGACCTCCTCCGTGGCGAGGAACGCGGCGACCAGCACGACGACGAGCCCGGTTCGGAGCCCTCCGGCCCGAACGGTGCCGGCGGCCCCCCGGTCTGA
- the nudC gene encoding NAD(+) diphosphatase, with protein MTIQVRALAGLPLARGGLDRHGELRSRPDVLDGLRVDPNARAVVLRGRRALVTGDALDLLDPSDLPEPELMVYLGSTVEDTPETPPGTDILLWVLADADADAITEDEDRWFDLRRSGHRLSDRDVGILATSLAIAGWHRAEPFCAHCGSPTTVRNAGWARHCPVDGNELFPRMDPAVIVAVVDPQGRILLGSNAMWEHNRYSLLAGYVDAGESLEQAVAREIFEESGMRLGTPVYLGSQPWPFPRSLMLGFVAPLAEDQDPEALVPDGQEILDLRWFTREELEDPATDVILPGPSSIARAVIDEWLRGSWSR; from the coding sequence ATGACGATTCAGGTTCGCGCACTCGCCGGTCTACCGCTTGCGAGAGGCGGACTCGACCGTCACGGCGAGCTCCGTTCACGACCGGACGTGCTCGACGGACTGCGGGTCGATCCGAACGCCCGAGCCGTCGTCCTCCGCGGCCGGCGCGCACTCGTGACCGGCGACGCGCTCGACCTCCTGGATCCCTCGGACCTGCCCGAGCCGGAGCTCATGGTCTACCTCGGAAGCACCGTCGAGGACACCCCGGAAACCCCACCGGGCACCGACATCCTGCTGTGGGTCCTCGCCGACGCCGATGCCGACGCGATCACCGAGGATGAGGACCGCTGGTTCGACCTCCGCCGGAGCGGACACCGGCTGTCCGACCGCGACGTCGGGATCCTGGCGACGTCGCTGGCGATCGCCGGCTGGCACCGAGCCGAGCCGTTCTGTGCGCACTGCGGCTCGCCGACCACCGTCCGCAACGCCGGCTGGGCACGGCACTGCCCGGTCGACGGCAACGAACTCTTCCCGCGCATGGATCCCGCGGTCATCGTCGCGGTCGTCGATCCTCAGGGACGGATACTGCTCGGGTCGAACGCGATGTGGGAGCACAACCGGTATTCACTGCTGGCCGGCTACGTCGATGCCGGCGAGTCTCTCGAGCAAGCCGTCGCCCGCGAGATCTTCGAGGAGTCGGGGATGCGTCTCGGCACTCCCGTCTACCTCGGTTCGCAGCCGTGGCCGTTCCCGCGCTCGCTCATGCTCGGCTTCGTCGCCCCGCTCGCGGAGGATCAGGATCCGGAGGCGCTCGTCCCGGACGGCCAGGAGATCCTCGACCTCCGGTGGTTCACGCGGGAGGAACTCGAGGACCCGGCCACCGACGTCATCCTCCCCGGACCGTCGTCGATCGCACGAGCCGTGATCGACGAGTGGCTTCGCGGATCCTGGTCTCGATGA
- a CDS encoding phosphotransferase gives MARSHLTLAALATSAVADLQVRGSGAHTAGGEGNYDAARLVTADGRELIVRIPTSQQAETEQSADLIALRALTPGIRSRLPFDAPTVVGQLPVDGTRAVVLDFVAGSHLDPTALGRDEVLSDSLGAAVAAIHSLPTAFIAEAGLPLLSTELIRADAHRIVSRAAETRLLPTAVRERWQAAVEDHSLWQFQPTVIHGSLAADRVLVIRQDGHGLVNGVIEWGSLRVGDPALDLHWIATLGATGEQALSAYAASCSRGPDRFVTLRARLYAELEIARWLLHGRDSHDETIVEDAVAMLDGLVDRVLGDVTDPLGTTTGPVLDVDEVEDMLDRTPIGSSSPGIAMQTDTYDRSELERALGRDPGGSGDDDTDDGEADDDRDHAGTDADANATDQIDTSSFELWDSAASPKDRSHSDRSSSSE, from the coding sequence ATGGCCAGATCCCATCTCACTCTAGCCGCGTTGGCCACCTCGGCCGTCGCCGACCTCCAGGTCCGCGGGTCCGGCGCGCACACCGCCGGCGGCGAGGGGAACTACGACGCGGCCCGTCTCGTGACGGCCGACGGACGCGAGCTCATCGTGCGCATCCCGACCTCACAGCAGGCCGAGACGGAGCAGTCCGCGGACCTCATCGCCCTTCGCGCACTCACGCCCGGTATCCGCAGCAGGTTGCCCTTCGACGCCCCGACCGTCGTGGGCCAACTGCCCGTCGACGGCACTCGCGCCGTGGTGCTCGACTTCGTGGCCGGCAGTCACCTCGACCCGACCGCGCTCGGCCGCGACGAGGTCCTCTCCGACTCGCTCGGTGCCGCGGTCGCCGCGATCCACTCCCTCCCGACGGCCTTCATCGCGGAAGCGGGCCTCCCGCTGCTGTCCACCGAGCTCATCCGGGCGGACGCGCACCGCATCGTGTCCCGCGCCGCCGAGACGAGGCTCCTCCCGACCGCCGTCCGCGAGCGCTGGCAGGCGGCCGTCGAGGACCACTCACTCTGGCAGTTCCAGCCCACCGTCATCCACGGATCCCTCGCCGCCGACCGGGTGCTCGTCATCCGTCAGGACGGCCACGGCCTGGTCAACGGCGTCATCGAGTGGGGCTCGCTGCGGGTCGGCGACCCGGCCCTCGACCTCCACTGGATCGCGACGCTCGGCGCGACCGGCGAGCAGGCGCTGTCCGCCTACGCGGCCTCGTGCTCCCGCGGACCCGACCGCTTCGTCACGCTCCGCGCCCGCCTCTACGCGGAACTCGAGATCGCCCGCTGGCTCCTGCACGGTCGCGACAGCCACGACGAGACCATCGTCGAGGACGCCGTCGCGATGCTCGACGGGCTCGTCGACCGCGTGCTCGGCGACGTGACGGACCCCCTCGGCACCACGACCGGACCCGTCCTCGACGTCGACGAGGTCGAGGACATGCTCGACCGCACGCCGATCGGCTCGTCCTCCCCCGGCATCGCCATGCAGACCGACACCTATGACCGGTCAGAGCTCGAGCGCGCCCTCGGCCGCGATCCCGGCGGCTCGGGCGATGACGACACCGACGACGGTGAGGCCGACGACGATCGCGACCACGCTGGAACCGACGCGGACGCGAACGCCACGGATCAGATCGACACCTCGTCGTTCGAGCTCTGGGACTCGGCGGCCTCCCCGAAGGACCGCTCCCACTCCGACAGGAGCTCCTCCTCCGAGTAG
- a CDS encoding TOMM precursor leader peptide-binding protein produces MTTRLDPRRPLLWRTPHSLQVGVDEAVVLDSVRTETEQVVAALRAGFPALVERRLADAFDIPAHEIDRVLSTLDPVIEHGGPTSCPAVTHRVVVDGASLAAELLRRLLSEQEAVALLPPESGSTGAGSHPGRVDVAVLVADFVIPPSRYTRWLRDDVPHLPVVFSDRVVRIGPFVTPGSGPCLHCVELHRTDDDPAWPAVASQLLGHRSPLDTQLLGAEVATRVTRLVLRHLDASQPILASTQLVVDAATGGVRRRVVREHSRCACRALPGIATARDDHRVAASRTRTG; encoded by the coding sequence ATGACGACGCGCCTCGATCCCAGGAGACCGCTGCTCTGGCGAACCCCGCACAGCCTGCAGGTGGGAGTCGATGAAGCGGTCGTGCTCGACAGCGTCCGGACCGAGACCGAGCAGGTCGTCGCGGCACTGCGTGCCGGCTTCCCGGCTCTGGTCGAACGACGACTCGCGGACGCCTTCGACATCCCAGCCCACGAGATCGATCGCGTCCTCTCGACGCTCGACCCGGTGATCGAGCACGGCGGCCCCACCTCCTGCCCCGCCGTGACGCACCGGGTCGTCGTGGACGGCGCGAGCCTGGCGGCCGAGCTCCTCCGACGCCTCCTCTCCGAGCAGGAGGCGGTCGCACTCCTGCCACCGGAGTCCGGGTCGACCGGAGCCGGGTCGCACCCTGGCCGGGTCGACGTCGCCGTCCTCGTCGCCGACTTCGTCATCCCGCCGAGTCGGTACACGCGGTGGCTGCGCGACGACGTCCCGCACCTGCCGGTCGTGTTCAGCGATCGTGTCGTCCGGATCGGGCCGTTCGTGACACCCGGCTCAGGGCCGTGCCTGCACTGCGTCGAGCTGCACCGCACCGACGACGATCCGGCCTGGCCGGCCGTCGCCTCCCAGCTTCTCGGGCACCGCTCGCCACTCGACACCCAGCTCCTCGGTGCGGAGGTCGCGACCCGCGTGACCCGTCTGGTGCTCCGACACCTCGACGCGTCCCAGCCCATCCTCGCGAGCACCCAGCTGGTGGTCGACGCCGCGACCGGTGGGGTCAGGCGCCGCGTCGTCCGGGAGCACTCGAGGTGCGCATGCCGAGCTCTGCCAGGAATCGCGACGGCTCGCGACGACCACCGCGTTGCTGCGTCTCGGACCAGGACAGGTTGA
- a CDS encoding PDZ domain-containing protein has translation MSLFADEAPTASAPTGQGRNRRARFGWIVLSLSLVLLGVLSAVPAPYVIEQPGPVFNVLGTTEGDDGDVPLIEVHDEQTYDTGGTLDMLTVQLVGNPQRSPGWLDIVSAWFDPSRAVVPMDLYFPPGVTTEQRDEQNATLMVDSQQDSVAAALRELGYEVPEHIVVAQIAEGAPAQGVLRLDDEIVAVDGTPVTGLAGLRDAINANGTDEPVTLDIVRGGAASTVEITPTTATASDGTTSTVIGIGTKTTYDLPVDITIQLDNVGGPSAGMMFALGMIDLLTPGELNGGKDVAGTGTIDADGNVGAIGGIRQKLFGAKDAGAEWFLAPESNCDEVAGHVPDGLTVFAVKTLDDSLAALKAIADGADTSKLPTCSAG, from the coding sequence ATGTCGCTCTTCGCCGATGAGGCTCCCACCGCTTCGGCGCCGACCGGTCAGGGTCGCAATCGTCGCGCTCGGTTCGGTTGGATCGTGCTCAGCCTCTCGCTCGTCCTCCTCGGCGTGCTGTCGGCGGTTCCCGCGCCGTACGTCATCGAACAGCCGGGTCCCGTGTTCAACGTGCTGGGTACGACCGAGGGTGACGACGGCGACGTCCCGCTCATCGAGGTCCACGACGAGCAGACCTACGACACGGGCGGCACGCTCGACATGTTGACGGTCCAGCTGGTCGGGAACCCGCAACGGAGCCCGGGCTGGCTCGACATCGTCTCGGCCTGGTTCGACCCGAGCCGCGCCGTCGTGCCGATGGACCTCTACTTCCCGCCCGGCGTCACGACCGAGCAGCGCGACGAGCAGAACGCGACCCTCATGGTCGACTCGCAGCAGGACTCGGTCGCGGCGGCGTTGCGCGAGCTCGGGTACGAGGTTCCCGAGCACATCGTGGTGGCACAGATCGCGGAGGGTGCGCCCGCGCAGGGGGTGCTGCGGCTCGACGACGAGATCGTCGCGGTCGACGGCACGCCGGTGACCGGCCTGGCCGGCCTGCGGGACGCGATCAACGCCAACGGTACGGACGAGCCGGTCACGCTCGACATCGTGCGTGGGGGAGCGGCGAGCACCGTCGAGATCACGCCGACGACCGCGACCGCGTCCGACGGGACGACCTCGACCGTGATCGGCATCGGTACCAAGACGACGTACGACCTCCCCGTCGACATCACCATCCAGCTCGACAACGTCGGCGGCCCGAGCGCCGGCATGATGTTCGCGCTCGGCATGATCGACCTGCTCACCCCGGGTGAGCTCAACGGCGGGAAGGACGTCGCCGGTACCGGGACGATCGACGCCGACGGCAACGTCGGCGCGATCGGCGGCATCCGGCAGAAGCTGTTCGGCGCGAAGGACGCCGGGGCCGAGTGGTTCCTGGCGCCGGAGAGCAACTGCGACGAGGTCGCCGGACACGTCCCGGACGGCTTGACGGTCTTCGCCGTGAAGACCCTCGACGATTCGCTCGCAGCGCTCAAGGCCATCGCGGACGGAGCCGACACGAGCAAGCTGCCCACCTGCTCGGCCGGTTGA
- a CDS encoding UPF0182 family protein — MTSAAAEKPLSTQRRRAPIAITVAIIAALLIGFFVFSGFYADLLWFQQLGFTEVLTTQWIAAIAMFLVGFVGMALPVWLAIEIAYRTRPVYAKLSSQVDRYQQVVEPLRRLATYGIPALFGLFGGVAAASRWQLVLLWMNGTPSGTKDPQFNLDVSFYLFDLPFFQAVVAFSSAVVLIALIATAVVTYLYGGIRVVSREVWISMAARVQISVLAALYLILQAVSLWLDQYTTLNDTGTLITGASYTDVAATIPGRVILAGIALMVAVLFVVTAFTGRWRLPLVGTALLIVASLIVGSLYPWIVQRFQVEPNAKSLETPYIKRNIDMTRDAYGIADVEEEEYAATTDATPGALRQDAETTANIRIIDPSLVSASVAQLEQFKQFYSFDKQLDVDRYNIDGKTQDAVVAVRELNVAGLDNSQSWINNTVVYTHGYGLVAAYGNQRSASGEPVFLESGIPTTGALGDFEPRVYFGEQSPDYSIVGAPKGADPVELDYPSGTQGESQTYTTFDGDGGPKLDNVFKKLVYALKFQSEQIFLSDSVNSQSQILYDRDPLTRVQKVAPYLTLDSDPYPSVVDGQIVWIVDGYTTSASYPYSKTVSLSDTISDSVTPAQNYALDDVNYIRNSVKATVNAYDGKVTLYSWDDQDPILKTWQKVFPSTVKPMSDMSGDLMSHVRYPADLFKVQRSVLGQYHVTNAGSFYSSEDAWVTPNDPQSTDTEKKYQPPYYLTMQLPEQDAPSFSLYSTFIPRQGGEQSRNVLTGYLAVDANAGAEDGKRSSDYGKIRLLTLPKDDTVPGPGQVQNTFDSDPSVSSQINILKQGQTEVLNGNLLTVPVGGGLLYVQPVYVKSTGDTSFPLLQKVLVAFGDQIAFEDTLDEALDVLFGGDSGADAGDTNVPGDSTTPPTDGTDTGGGTDTGSTPSTGDPTVDAQIKTLLDQAKAAMVEKDAAMASGDWAAYGVADKKISDALAQALALLNG, encoded by the coding sequence GTGACATCCGCAGCAGCAGAGAAGCCCCTGTCCACTCAGCGCCGACGCGCCCCGATCGCGATCACGGTGGCGATCATCGCCGCGCTCCTCATCGGGTTCTTCGTGTTCTCGGGGTTCTATGCCGACCTGCTGTGGTTCCAACAGCTCGGCTTCACCGAGGTCCTGACCACGCAGTGGATCGCGGCGATCGCCATGTTCCTCGTCGGGTTCGTGGGCATGGCCCTCCCCGTCTGGCTGGCCATCGAGATCGCCTACCGGACCCGTCCGGTCTACGCGAAGCTCAGCTCGCAGGTCGACCGCTACCAGCAGGTGGTCGAGCCGCTCCGCCGACTCGCGACCTACGGCATCCCGGCGCTCTTCGGGCTCTTCGGCGGTGTCGCCGCGGCCTCGCGCTGGCAGCTGGTGCTGCTGTGGATGAACGGCACCCCGTCCGGTACCAAGGACCCGCAGTTCAACCTCGACGTGTCGTTCTACCTCTTCGACCTGCCGTTCTTCCAAGCCGTGGTCGCCTTCTCCTCGGCGGTCGTCCTGATCGCCCTCATCGCAACCGCCGTCGTCACCTACCTCTACGGAGGCATCCGGGTGGTCAGCCGTGAGGTCTGGATCTCCATGGCGGCCCGCGTGCAGATCTCGGTGCTCGCCGCGCTGTACCTGATCCTGCAGGCCGTCAGCCTCTGGCTCGACCAGTACACGACGCTGAACGACACCGGCACGCTCATCACCGGTGCCTCGTACACCGACGTCGCCGCGACCATCCCCGGTCGGGTCATCCTCGCCGGGATCGCGCTCATGGTCGCCGTCCTGTTCGTCGTCACCGCGTTCACCGGCCGCTGGCGTCTGCCGCTCGTCGGTACCGCGCTGCTCATCGTCGCGTCCCTCATCGTCGGCAGCCTCTACCCGTGGATCGTCCAGCGTTTCCAGGTGGAGCCGAACGCGAAGAGCCTCGAGACGCCGTACATCAAGCGGAACATCGACATGACCCGCGACGCCTACGGGATCGCCGACGTCGAGGAGGAGGAGTACGCGGCCACCACCGACGCGACCCCCGGAGCACTCCGTCAGGACGCCGAGACCACGGCGAACATCCGGATCATCGACCCCTCGCTCGTGAGCGCCTCGGTCGCGCAGCTCGAGCAGTTCAAGCAGTTCTACTCCTTCGACAAGCAGCTCGACGTCGACCGCTACAACATCGACGGCAAGACGCAGGACGCCGTCGTCGCGGTCCGCGAGCTGAACGTCGCCGGCCTCGACAATTCGCAGTCGTGGATCAACAACACCGTCGTGTACACCCACGGGTACGGTCTGGTCGCCGCGTACGGCAACCAGCGCTCGGCCTCCGGTGAGCCGGTCTTCCTCGAGTCGGGCATCCCCACCACCGGCGCGCTCGGCGACTTCGAGCCGCGCGTGTACTTCGGCGAGCAGTCGCCCGACTACTCCATCGTCGGCGCTCCCAAGGGTGCGGACCCGGTGGAGCTCGACTACCCGTCGGGCACGCAGGGTGAGTCGCAGACCTACACGACCTTCGACGGCGATGGCGGGCCCAAGCTCGACAACGTCTTCAAGAAGCTCGTCTACGCGCTCAAGTTCCAGTCGGAGCAGATCTTCCTCTCCGACTCCGTGAACAGCCAGTCGCAGATCCTCTACGACCGCGACCCGCTCACCCGGGTCCAGAAGGTCGCTCCCTACCTGACGCTCGACTCCGACCCCTACCCGTCCGTGGTGGACGGTCAGATCGTCTGGATCGTCGACGGCTACACGACGAGCGCCAGCTACCCCTACTCGAAGACCGTGAGCCTGTCCGACACGATCTCCGACTCGGTCACGCCGGCGCAGAACTACGCGCTCGACGACGTCAACTACATCCGGAACTCGGTGAAGGCGACCGTCAACGCGTACGACGGCAAGGTGACGCTCTACAGCTGGGACGACCAGGATCCGATCCTCAAGACCTGGCAGAAGGTGTTCCCGTCGACGGTCAAGCCGATGTCGGACATGTCGGGCGATCTGATGAGCCACGTCCGGTACCCGGCCGACCTCTTCAAGGTCCAGCGTTCGGTGCTCGGCCAGTACCACGTCACCAACGCCGGTTCGTTCTACTCGAGCGAGGACGCGTGGGTCACCCCCAACGACCCGCAGTCGACCGACACGGAGAAGAAGTACCAGCCGCCGTACTACCTGACGATGCAGCTGCCCGAGCAGGACGCGCCGTCCTTCTCCCTGTACTCCACGTTCATCCCGCGTCAGGGCGGTGAGCAGTCGCGGAACGTGCTGACGGGCTACCTCGCGGTCGATGCGAACGCCGGCGCCGAGGACGGCAAGCGGAGCTCCGACTACGGCAAGATCAGGCTCTTGACCCTGCCGAAGGACGACACCGTGCCGGGTCCCGGCCAGGTGCAGAACACCTTCGACTCCGATCCGAGCGTGTCGAGCCAGATCAACATCCTGAAGCAGGGCCAGACCGAGGTGCTGAACGGCAACCTGCTGACCGTGCCGGTCGGTGGCGGTCTGCTCTACGTGCAGCCGGTCTACGTGAAGTCCACCGGTGACACGAGCTTCCCGCTCCTGCAGAAGGTGCTCGTCGCCTTCGGCGACCAGATCGCCTTCGAAGACACGCTGGACGAGGCGCTCGACGTCCTGTTCGGCGGCGACTCGGGTGCGGATGCGGGTGACACGAACGTCCCGGGCGACAGCACGACGCCCCCGACGGACGGCACGGACACCGGCGGCGGAACCGACACCGGCTCGACCCCGAGCACGGGTGACCCGACGGTGGACGCGCAGATCAAGACGCTGCTCGACCAGGCGAAGGCCGCGATGGTCGAGAAGGACGCGGCCATGGCGAGCGGTGACTGGGCTGCCTACGGGGTGGCGGACAAGAAGATCTCCGACGCACTGGCGCAGGCGCTGGCACTGCTGAACGGCTGA